The Arachis hypogaea cultivar Tifrunner chromosome 19, arahy.Tifrunner.gnm2.J5K5, whole genome shotgun sequence genome has a window encoding:
- the LOC112778595 gene encoding uncharacterized protein, translating into MDNNKKKASSSSSSSSTTNFDHLFGPKDPSTMSSSSTSIFGYIFPLPSSTVGGRDSRKQEVGFKNYGAPGNYGKSESSCGNKNETVEPSSYYSSSIYYSGQENYSPRTTTSSTRTTESHHAVVVPKITLALLENLVLGRQLLLKVLPNVLQMGMFLKP; encoded by the exons ATGGACAAcaacaaaaagaaagcttcttcttcctcatcatcCTCTTCCACCACCAACTTTGATCATCTTTTTGGTCCCAAGGATCCGTCTACCATGTCATCTTCTTCCACAAGCATCTTTGGCTATATTTTCCCCCTTCCTTCTTCCACT GTTGGAGGGAGAGATTCAAGGAAGCAGGAGGTGGGATTCAAAAATTATGGAGCACCAG GTAATTACGGTAAAAGTGAAAGCAGTTGTGGCAACAAGAATGAGACAGTGGAGCCCAGCAGCTACTACAGTTCATCAATCTACTATAGTGGTCAAGAAAATTATTCCCCAAGAACAACAACATCATCAACCAGGACCACTGAATCCCACCATGCT GTCGTCGTACCAAAAATAACCCTTGCCTTATTGGAGAACTTGGTGTTGGGAAGACAGCTATTGCTGAAGGTCTTGCCCAACGTATTGCAAATGGGGATGTTCCTGAAACCATAG